The following DNA comes from Corallococcus exiguus.
TCGCCCTTGAGCAGGCCCGTGAAGCCGTGCCCCCGGGACGCCACGTTCATCACCGCGCCAATGGGGTCCGGGTCCCAGAAGTTGGCCCGCGTCTGGCGCAGCACCAGCTCCTCCAGCGCCGTCATGGGCATGCCCGCCGCCGCGTACGCCGCCACCATCCCGCCCGAGGACGTGCCCGCGTAGGCGTGCGGCTTCAGTCCGGAGGTGTGCAGCCCCTTCAGGAAGCCCGCGTGGCCATAGAAGCCGAAGTAGCCCGCGGAGAGGACCAGCCCGAACCGCTTGCCTTCGAGCAGGGAATGCAGCGTGGAAGAGGGAGCCATTCCGGATTTTTACGGGATGGGTGTGCCTCAAGGCAACGCAATGCGTTGGCGGGGCCATTGTGGTTGGGGGCTTGAATCGATATATGTTGATGGCTCGATATGGACGTTCTCTCCCAATCCTTCCGTGTCCTGGGGGACACGACGCGGCTGCGCATCCTGCGGTTGGTGGCCCAGGCGCCGCTGAACGTGACGGAGCTCGTGTCGCTGGTGGGGGTGGCCCAGTCGTCGGTGTCGCACCACCTGTCGAAGCTGAAGGGGCTGGGGCTCATCCGCGAGGAGCGGCAGGCGGGCTTCACCTACTACTCGCTGGCGCTGGAGTCGGATGACTCGCGCTGGCCGCTCGTCCGGCTGGCGCGCGAGGCGGAGGACGCGGCGGGAGATTCCGCGCGGCTCAACGACCTGCTGCGCGCGCGGGAGGACCGGCAGGCGCTCAACGAGCGGCTGTTGGAGCCCGGCCAGTCGTGGTTCCTCTGGGCGGGCGCGCTGGCGTCGCTGCTGCCACCGCTGGACGTGGCGGACTTCGGCTGTGGCACGGGCGTGTTCAGCCGGGCCATGGCGCGGTGGGCGCGGCACGTGTGGGCCATCGACCAGAGTGAAGATGCGCTGTCCCAGGCTCGAACTCTGGCCCTCCGTGACGAACTGAAGAACATCACGTTCCTGCGCGAGGACCTGCACCGGCTGTCCCTGGCCGGTGGGCGCATGGACCTGGTGGTGATTTCGCAGAGCCTGCACCACGTGGAGGCTCCGGCGGCGGTGGTGGCGGAGGCCGCGCGGCTGCTCAAGCCGGGCGGCCGGCTGGTGGTGCTGGAGCTGATGCCGCACGAAGAGAAGTGGGTGCTGGAGCGGTTGGGTCACCGGCACCTGGGCTTTTCGCCCGAAGTCCTGGAAGCGGCCCTTCGCGAGGCCGGCTTCACGTCGTTCACCCGCGAGACGCACGCGCGCGACGGGGCCAGTCCCTTCCGCGTCTTCCTGCTGACCGGAGTCAAACCGTCATGACGAGCCACATCGCCCACCCCCTGCCGCTTCCCCCCGGGGAGCACGGCCAGCGCGTGGAAGCGCTCAAGGCCGCGATGCGTGAGCGCATCCTCGTGCTGGACGGCGCCATGGGCACGCTCCTGCAGGGGCACACGCTGGTGGCGGCGGACTTCGGCGGCGCGGAGTACGAGGGCTGCAACGAGCACCTGGTCCTCACCCGCCCGGACGTCATCGAAGGCATCCACGCGAAGTACTTCGCCGCGGGCGCGGACGTGACGGAGACGGACAGCTTCGGCGGCACGCCGGTGGTGCTGGCGGAGTTCGAGCTGGGCCACAAGGCGATGGAGATCAACATCGCCGCGTCCCGCCTGGCGCTCAAGGCCGCCAAGGCCGCGGAGGCGAAGGACGGCCGGATTCGCTGGGTGGCGGGCTCCATCGGTCCCACCACCAAGGCCATCAGCGTCACGGGCGGCATCACCTTCGAGGAGCTGGTGGACAACTTCGCCGTGCAGGCCGAAGGGCTCGCGGTGGGTGGCTCCGACTACCTGCTGGTGGAGACGGCGCAGGACACGCGCAACGTGAAGGCTGCGTTGCTGGGAATCGACCGGGCGTTCAAGAAGCTGGGCTGGGCGGTGCCGGTGGCGGTGTCCGGCACGATTGAGCCGATGGGCACGATGCTCGCGGGCCAGTCCGTGGAGAGCCTGGCCACGTCGCTGGAGCACACGGAGTTGCTGTACCTGGGGCTCAACTGCGCCACGGGTCCGGACTTCATGACGGACCACATCCGCTCGCTGTCGTCCATGAGCCCGTTCCCGGTGTCGTGCGTGCCCAACGCGGGCCTGCCGGACGAGAACGGTCAGTATCTGGAATCGCCGGAGATGATTGCCCGGTCGCTCCGGCGCTTCTGTGACAGCGGTTGGATCAATGTGGTGGGCGGCTGTTGCGGCACGCACGCGGGCCACATCGAGGCGCTCGCCGCCGCGGTGAAGGGGCTCAAGCCGCGCACGGAAGTACCCAAGCCGCGCTCGTCGCTGTCCGGCGTGGACTACCTGGAGGTGACGGACGAGCAGCGCCCCATCATCGTGGGCGAGCGCACCAACGTCATCGGCAGCAAGAAGTTCAAGGAGCTCATCGTCGCGGGTGCGTTCGACGACGCGTCGGAGATTGCTCGCGCCCAGGTGCGGCGGGCGGCGCAGGTCATCGACATCTGCCTGGCGAACCCGGACCGGGACGAGCTGGAGGACATGCGCCACTTCCTGGAGGTGGTGGTCAAGAAGGTGCGCGTGCCGCTGATGATCGACTCGACGGACGAGAAGGTCATCGCCATGGCGCTCACGTACTGCCAGGGCAAGGCCATCATCAACTCCGTCAACCTGGAGGACGGCGAGGAGCGCTTCGAGAAGGTCGTCCCCCTGGCGAAGGCGTTCGGCGCGGCGCTGGTGGTGGGCTGCATCGACGAGGTGGGCATGGCCGTCACGCGCGACCGCAAGCTCGCCGTGGCCGAGCGCAGCTTCGAGCTGCTCACCCAGAAGTACGGCATGCGTCCGGAGGACCTGTACTTCGACCCGCTCGTGTTCCCCTGCGCTTCGGGTGATGCGCAGTACACCGGCAGCGGCGTGGAGACGATTGAGGGCGTGCGTCTCATCAAGCAGCGCTTCCCGCAGTGCCGCACGGTGCTGGGCATCAGCAACGTGTCCTTCGGTCTGCCCACCGCGGGCCGCGAGGTGTTGAACTCCGTGTTCCTGTACCACTGCGTGCAGGCGGGCCTGGACATGGCGCTCGTCAACTCGGAGAAGCTGGAGCGCTACCCGTCGCTGCCGGAGGAGGAGCGGAAGCTCTCCGAGGACCTCCTCTACAACCGGACCGCGGACCCGGTGACGCCCTTCGCGGCGCACTTCCGCGAGCGCAAGCCCGCGCGCGCCCAGGTGAGCACCCTGCCGCTGTTCGAGCGGCTCCAGCGCTACATCATCGAAGGCACGCGCGACGGGCTGACGGCGGACCTGGACCTGGCGATGAAGGAGATGCCTCCGCTGGAGATCATCAACGGGCCGTTGATGAAGGGCATGGACGAGGTGGGCCGCCTCTTCGGCGCCAACGAACTCATCGTCGCGGAGGTGCTCCAGAGCGCGGAGTCCATGAAGGCGGCGGTGAGCCACCTGGAGCCGCACATGAGCCAGACCCAGGCGGCGTCGCGCGGAAAGATTGTCCTCGCGACGGTGAAGGGGGACGTGCACGACATCGGCAAGAACCTGGTGGAGATCATCCTCGCCAACAACGGCTTCCAGGTGGTGAACCTGGGCATCAAGGTCCCGCCCGAGCAGCTGGTGCTGGCGGTGAAGGAACACCGGCCGGACATCCTGGGCCTGTCCGGCCTGCTGGTGAAGAGCGCGCACCAGATGGTGGCCACCGCGGAGGACCTGAAGCGCGCAGGCGTGGAGACGCCCATCCTGGTGGGCGGCGCCGCGCTCAGCCGCAACTTCGTGGACCGCAACATCGCCCCGGCCTACGGCGGCGGCACCGTGGCCTACGCGCAGGACGCGATGAACGGCCTGGAGCTGGCGAAGCAGATCGTGGAGCCGGGCGCGCACGCGAAGCTGCGGGACGACCTGGCCGCGCGGCGGCTGAAGCTGGCGCAGGAGGCGAAGGACCGGCCCGCGCCCGCGGCCCCGGTGCGCCGCTCGCGCAGCATGGAGGTGGCGGTGCTGGACGCGGTGCCGCCCGCGCCGGACTTCGCGCGGCACGTGCTCACCAACACGCCGTTGGACCACATCTGGAAGTTCATCAACCCGGTGATGCTCTACGGCCGTCACCTGGGCCTGCGCACGTCGTCGCGCGCGCTGGGCACGCCTGCTGAAGCGGAGCTGGCGAAGACAGAAGAGGGTCGCAAGGCGCTGGCGCTGAAGGAGGCGGTGGAGGAGCTGAAGACGCTCTTGCGCGGCGGAGCTATGCATGCGCGCTCGGTGTTCCAGTTCTTCAAGGCGGCCAGCGACGGCGACCGCGTGCTGCTCTTCGACGGCACGACGGGCGAGCCGGTGACGTCCTTCGACTTCCCCCGGCAGGACAAGGACAACGGCCTGTGCCTGGCGGACTACGTGAAGCCGCTGGAGAACGGCAAGCCGGTGGACGCGCTCTCGCTGTTCGTCACCACCGCGGGCTCGGGCATCCGCGAGCTGTCCGAAGGCTTCAAGGCCAAGGGCGAGTTCCTCAAGATGCACGCGGTGCAGGCGCTGGCGCTGGAGACCGCGGAGGGTTACGCGGAGCTCCTGCACACGCAGCTGCGCAGCATGTGGGGCTTCCCGGACCGCGCGGACATGACGATGCTGGAGCGCTTCCGCGCGGAGTACACCGGCAAGCGCTACTCGTTCGGCTACCCGGCGTGCCCGCGCCTGGAGGACCAGACGAAGCTGTTCGCCGCGCTCAAGCCGGAGGAGATCGGCGTGCAGCTCACCGACGGCTGCATGATGGAGCCCGAGGCGAGCGTGTCCGCCATCGTCTTCCACCACCCGGGCGCCACGTACTTCTCGGTGACTTGATGCGTCGCGGGCCCGAAGGTCGGGCCCGGGCGCCGCGGAAGGGATAGATTGCCCCCCATGCCTTCGCCCACCATCCGTCGCGCCGTCCAGCTCCTGCCCGCGTGTGCCACGACGGGCATCGGCAGCCTGCCGCACACCCAGGTGGAATTGGGTCTGCAGGCCGCGCTCGCCATGGACATCCCGTTCCTGCCGCAGCTACCGGTGGGCCATCCGTCCGAGCTGATGATCCCCGCCGCGCTGGAGGGCCTGCCGGGCCTGCGCTTCGACGAGGACGGCGTCTGCACGGTGGACGTGGACGGGTGGAACGCGGGGCGCGAGGCCTTCGAGAAGCGGCTGGAGGCGGCGCTCGCCTCCGGGAACCTGGAGTCCTTCGAGCCCACGGCGGACGCGTGCCGCGCTTGGAAGCCGTTCCTCTGGGAGGTGGAGCACCGCAAGCTGGCGTTCGCGAAGGCGCAGCTGGCCGGCCCCTTCACGGTGCGCTCCGTGGTGCGCACCGCGACGGGTGAGCCGGTGCTGGCGGTGCCGGGCCTGGACGCGGCGCTGTACCGGCTGGTGATGGTGCGCGCGCTGGCCATGGTGCGCGCCCTCAAGCGCACGGGCACCACGCCCCTGTTCTACCTGGACGAGCCCGGCCTCTACGCCTACGTGCGGATGAACCCGCAGCACCTGTTGGCGCAGCAGGAGCTGCGGCTCTTGGTGGTGGCGTTGCAGCGCGAGGGCGCGCTCGTGGGCATCCACTGCTGCGGCAACACGGACTGGGGCGTGCTGCTGGACGCGCAGGCGGACCTGGTGTCGCTGGACGTGCGGCTGTCTCTGGACGCGATGCTGGAGGAGACGGACGCGCTGAAGCGCTTCCTGGACTCCGGCGCCACGCTGAGCCTGGGCGTCATCCCCACGGACCTGGCGTCCACGTATTCGGTGGAGGAGCTGTCGGACTCGGTGGAGGCGTCGTTGAAGGCGGCGCTGCCCAACGACATCGGCTTCGCGCGCGCGCTGTCCACGGTGCTGCTGACGCCCGCATGCGGGCTGGCGATGCGCTCGGTGATGGACGCCGAGCGCATCCTGGAAGAGCTGAAGCAGGCCCAGCGCCGGCTGAAGCGGGCGCTGGAGTCCGAGCGCCCGTCCCTCCAGGGGATGCCGCCCGCGCACTGACTCGCGGGCGGCCCTGGCGGCTGACTACTGCCGGCCGAGCCGCAGCTCGCGTTCAGCCTGGTGCCAGTCGTGTTCGGGGTTGCCGTGCGTGCCGCCCCGGGCCTGGAAGATTTCGTAGGCACGGCGGGCAATCTGCTCCTGCGTGAGCGCGGCGGTCTTGCTCGTGGGCGCGCTCGCCGTGGCCACCGGCTTCTTGTCCTCGGTCCGCTCCGGCGCGGCCTTGGGGGCCGGGTTCGGTTGCGACTTCTGCGCGTTCTGACGGGCCATGGGGCTTCCTCCTGGAAAAGGCGGCCTGAAGCTTCGGACGCGCTCCAGCATCACGGAAGAGACCCAAGTCGTGTGGGGTTGCCGGAGCGACACCTCAGGTCGCGAAGTGTTGAGGGACCAACGGGCCATTCCGCGCGGAAAATCCATCAGCGGAATAGGCCCGGACGTGCGGTCCTGGAGCTGAAGCCCACCAGGCGCTTCAGCGCCCGGCCGCCTTCCGGACAGTGCGGCCCGCCGCCTTCTTCTTCGCGGGCTCGGCGGGTGCCGCATCGCCGCCCATCACTCCGTGCCCCAACGCCGCGTCGAGCGCGCGCTGCATCGCGGTGCTCATGCCCAGCGCCTCCGCCTCCCGCGGCGTGCACCAGCGCAGCTCCTGGAACGCGGAGGACTTCGTGGGGCGCTTGTCGCCCGTCACGCGCAACAGCCGCAGCGTGAGGTCGCGGTGGGTGAGCTGCCGGCGCACGCTGTCCAACGTGCCCTCCAGCGTGAGCGGCGCGCCCAGTGCTGTCGCCAGCCGCTCCGTCGCCTCTGCTTCGGACGTGTTCTCCTCCACCTCCACGGCGGGCAGCTCCCACAGGCCGCCGAAGAGGCCCTTGTCCGCGCGACGCGCGAAGAGGAGCGTGCCCGCGTGCGGCCACACGGCCAGCGCCAGGAACAGCTTGCGAGGCGCGGCGCGCACCTTGGCCGGAGGCAGTTCGTCCACGCGGCCCTTCTTGAACGCGATGCACCCGTCGCGCACGGGGCACAGCAGGCACAGCGGCGACTCCGGCCGGCACACCGTGGCGCCGTGCTCCATCAGCGCCTGGTTGAAGTCTCCGGGCCGCTCACCCTTCACCAGCGCGGAGGCCAGCGCCCAGAGCGTGGCCTCGCGGTCGCGGTCTCCGGGCAGGCCTTCCACCTCGAAGAGGCGCGACAGCACTCGGGCCACGTTGCCGTCCACGATGGGCGCCTCCTCGCCAAAGGCGATGGAGGCCACGGCCCCGGAGGTGTAGCGGCCGAAGCCGGGCAGGGAGAGCAGCTCCTCCGCCTTGGACGGGAGCTTCCCGCCGAAGCGCTCCACCACCTCCTGAGCGGCCCGGTGCAGGTTGCGCGCGCGCGAGTAGTAGCCCAGCCCCTTCCACCCGGAGAGCACGTCGTCCAGGGGCGCGGAGGCCAGGGCCTTCACCGTGGGAAAGCGCGCGAGGAAACGCTCCCAGTACGGGATGACCGTGGACACCTGCGTCTGCTGGAGCATGACCTCGCTGAGCCAGATGGCGTACGGGTCGCGCGTGCGGCGCCAGGGCAGGTCGCGCTTGTTCCGGTCGTACCAGGAGAGCAGCGGGCCGTGGAGGGCGGCGTGGCGTTCAGGGGAGACGGGGGCGGGGAGTGCCCCGGTGTCGGTGCGCTTGCGTGGGCTCATGTGATTCTTCGCGGGGGCGGCGCGGCACCATACCCGTACGGTCGGGTGCACCCGTCGTTTTTACCGACGGCATGGGGCGGTTGTCCGGCCGCCCGTCCCTCTTCTGGCGGGGCGGGCGATCGTCTATAGGATGCCCGCGTCCATGGCCCGCCCTCCCATCACCAACGACTTCTCCTGGTCCAAGAGCCGCCACGAGAAGTTCTCCGAGTGTCTCCGGGCCTACTACCTCTACTACTACCGCTCCTGGGGCGGCTGGGAGGCGGAGGCGGCCAAGGACGTGCGCGAGCTCTACGTCCTCAAGAAGCTGCACAACCGCTACACCTGGGCGGGCAGCATCGTGCACGAGGCCCTCAAGGACGTGCTGCTGGACTGGCGCGCCGGCCGTGACGTGGACCCCGCGAAGGTGGAGGCGCGCACGCACAAGCTGATGCAGGACGACTTCCGGCACTCGCGCTCCAAGGCCTACTGGACGACGAAGTACCGCAAGCCCTTCACCGGCCTTTCAGAGCACGAGTACGGGGAGGACATCCCTAACGAGTCCTGGAAGCAGAACTTCGAAACGGTGCGCTCCGCGCTCGCGTGGTTCTTCCAGTCGCGCTGGCCCACGGTGGCCAAGGGGCTCAAGCCCGCGCAGTGGCTGGAGGTGGACGCGGGCTTCGACTTCGCCCACTTCGTCATGGACGGGGTGAAGACCTTCGCCATCCCGGACTTCGCCTACGTGGACGCCGAAGGCTCCGTCGTCGTGGTGGACTGGAAGACGGGCCGCTCGCGCGAGGGCTACGACGAGCAGGTGCTGGGCTACGCGCTCTACATCGCGCAGCGCTACCGCTACCCGCTGGAGAAGGTGCGCGCGTCGCTCGTGTACCTCAACGAGGGACTGGAGCACGACGTGACGGTGGATCCGTCCGCCATGGACTCCTTCCGCCAGCACTTCGCCCGGAGCGTGGACGGGATGCGCGGTCTGCTCAAGGACGTCGCCACCAACACGCCGAAGGACTCAGAGGCCTTCCCTCAGACGGGGAACCTGGACGCCTGCGCCCGCTGCGTCTTCCGCCGTCCGTGCGGCCGAGAGCCCGCGGTGGCGCAGGCCCGGCCCCGGGTCGCCTGAAACGCGCTACCGCGTGGAAGCGAGCCGGCGCACCACCACGCCCGCGGCGTTCATGCCGAAGGCGGAGGTGACGAACGCCACGCTGCCGTCAATCTGCGTGCGGTGGTCGCAGGTGTGGAACTCGTTGTCCTGCGGGCAGACGCACAGGAAGCCGTCGGTCGCGTCGTCGTAGTTGAGCGGCACCGGCTGCCGGCGCGTCTCGATGGAGTACACGGCGGTGATGCCCGTGTGGCGCTCCGTCTCCACGCCGTACTTGCGCTTGAGCAGCTTGCGGATGTCCTTGGCGAACGGGTCCATGTGCGTCTCGCTCAGGTCCTCCACGCGGATGGCCGTGGGGTCCAGGCGTCCCGCCGCGCCCATGGAGCTGACCACCGGCAGGCCCAGCGTCACGCACCGGTGCAGCAGGTGCAGCTTCGCCTTCACGTTGTCGATGGCGTCCACCACGAAGTCGTAGCGGCCCGCGGGCAGCAGCGTCTCCGCCAGCTCCTCGCGGTAGAACTCGCGCAGGGCCTCCACCTTCGCCTGCGGGTTGATGTCCTGGCAGCGCTGGGCCATCAACTCCGCCTTCGACTTGCCCACCGACTTCACCGTCGCGTGCAGCTGGCGGTTGGTGTTGGTGACGCACACGTCGTCGTGGTCCACCAGCGTGAGGCGGCCCACGCCGCTGCGCACCAGGCCCTCCGCGGTGAAGCTGCCCACGCCGCCCAGGCCGAACACCACCACGTGCGCGTTGGCCAGCCGCTCCATGGCGTTGTCGCCCAACAGGCGCGCCGTGCGGTCGAAGCGGCGCGACAGCTTGAAGGGCTTCGCCAGCGACGCTTCCGGCGCGACGGCGTTCGAAGCGGCCGGGGAGGCGGGGGGAGCCTCGGTCTCGGCGGTGGGGGCGGGGGCGGGCTGCGGGTTCATGAAGGGCTCCTCTATCACGCGACGCTCGCCTACCGCGAAGGGGAGGGGAAAGCTTCCCGGAACAGGCGCCGGGCATTCTCGGTCGTCCGCTGGGCGAGCGCATCCACCGGCTCTCCCAGCACGTGCGCCATGCCCGCGAGGATGTGGGGCAGGTAGCCGGGTTCGGACCGCTGCCCCCGGAAGGGCGTGGGCGCCTGGTCCGGCGAGTCCGTCTCCGCCACCAGCCGGTCCGCCGGAATCACGCGCAGGGCGTCCAGCGGCTTGCGCGCCTCCGCCCAGGTCACCGGGCCCGCGAAGGAGAAGTGACAGCCCTTCTGGATGTAGAAGCGCGCCAGCTCCGCGCCGCCACTGTAGCTGTGCATCAGGATGCCGGCCTCCGGCCACGGCTCCGCTTTCAGGAACTCCATCATCGCCGGGTGCAGCCGGTGGCAGTGCATCAGCACCGGCAGCCCATGCTTGCGCGCCAGGGCCATGTGTCCGCGCAGCATCGCCAGCTGCCGCTCCAGTGGGGCGCCGGGGAGGGACGGGCCATCCAGGCCGCACTCGCCCACCGCCACCGCGCCGCCTTGCGACAGCAGCGCGTCCAGCTGCTCCAGGTGCGCGCCGTCATCCTCCGCTGGCAGGTCCGGCAGGAACTGGGGATGGATGCCCAGCCCCACCTGGATGCGCGCGTCCCTTCGCGGCAGCGCGAGCAGTGGCTCCCACGTGTCCGGGCCCACCGCCGGAATGAGGATGCCGTGCAGGCCCGCGGCCCAGGCGCGCGCGACAACGCTGTCGCGGTCCGGGTCGAAGCGCGAGGCGTCCAGATGGCAGTGCGTGTCGATCATTGAGCACCCTTCTTCTCAATCCAGTTCAATCACCGACAGCCTCGGATGCCATGCCCTTCAAGGCCTGCCGGCACCCGTGAACGCGAAGCTAAGACGCGCCCCCTGACTTTGGAGCATCGCGACCTGGGAGGCGTGGAAATGATCAAGCGAGTGGTGTTGGGGGCGTTGTTCGGGGCGCTGACGGTGCTGGGGACGGGCTGTGGCGACGAGTGCGTCGATCAGTTCGACTGCCGTGACAAGGGCGCCGCGCCAGCGGGCCAGGAATGGATCTGCAACGCGGACAACAAGTGCGAGCTGCAGAAACTCGTGTTCCCGCCGGAAGAGGACGCGGGCACGGAGGTTGATGCCGGCACGGAGGTCGACGCGGGCACGGAGGTTGATGCCGGCACGGAGGTCGACGCGGGCACCGAGGACGCCGGGACGGAAGTCGACGCCGGCACCGACGCGGGGATGAACGTGGCCAAGGGCGGCGCGTGCACCGCGTCCGCGGAGTGCATGGCGGGCCTGCGCTGCGAGGCCGCCACCTGCCAGTCGCTCCTCATCGCCGTGACGGGCAACGACGGCGGCACGCGCGCGCTGGTGACGGAATACGACGTGCCGGGGATGACGTCGCTCAGCGCCGACGGTGTCGCCAGCGCCTACCCGCGCTTCGGCCCGGACGGCGCCCAGGTGGCCTTCGTGCAGGGCGACGTCACCGCCGCCGCGGGTGAGCTCGCGGTGCGCCCGGTGCCGCTCACGGCCGCCGCGCCCACCGTGCTGACCACGGGCACGGCCTCCAGCAGCACGCGCATCCGCTACATGGAGTGGGAGCCGGGCAACCTCATCACCTGGGTGCGCGGCAGCACGGGCATCTCCACCATCGCGGCGACGGGCGGCTCGCCCACGCAGGCCACCGTCAACGGCACCTTCCCGGACCTGGCGCCCAACGGCACGGACTACGCCTACAGCGCCGCGGGCAACGGCATCTACGTCTCCACGGGCGGCGGCGTGCCGGCTCCGCTGGCGGGTTCGCCCACCTCGGGCGAGCAGCCGCACTACAACCGCACCACCTCGCAGCTGCTCTTCCTGGCCAACCCGGACAACCTCACGGTGACCTTCGGCACGGACACCACCCCGGTGCTGCGGCTGTACTCGCTGCCGGTGACGGGTGGCGGTACCCCGGCGCTGCTCGCGGACAGGACCTCCGATAGCGCGACGGGCGGCACCGTGGACTCGTACATCGCGAACCCGAACTGGGCGCCGGATGGCAGCTGGGTGGCGTACGTGCGCGCCTACTACCAGAACATCAATGGCGCGGCCACGCTGTGCGGCAACACCGGCGCGACGCTGTGCGGGACCACGCCGGGCAACGTCATCTTCCTGCAGCGCGTGAACACCACCACGGGCGCGGCGGACGGCGCCCCGGTGAAGCTCGCCGACAACGCCACGCTGCCGTCGTTCTCCCCGGACGGCCAGCTCGTGGCCTACGTCTTCGGCGGAGCGCTCTACGTGCAGCCCATCGACCCGGCCACCGGCCAGCCCACCGGCACCCTCATCCAGCACCCGAAGGACACGTACACGGTGCTGACCAACGAGGGTGACGACTACCGCCCGCGCTGGCAGCCCCGCTAGTCCCAGG
Coding sequences within:
- the metH gene encoding methionine synthase, coding for MTSHIAHPLPLPPGEHGQRVEALKAAMRERILVLDGAMGTLLQGHTLVAADFGGAEYEGCNEHLVLTRPDVIEGIHAKYFAAGADVTETDSFGGTPVVLAEFELGHKAMEINIAASRLALKAAKAAEAKDGRIRWVAGSIGPTTKAISVTGGITFEELVDNFAVQAEGLAVGGSDYLLVETAQDTRNVKAALLGIDRAFKKLGWAVPVAVSGTIEPMGTMLAGQSVESLATSLEHTELLYLGLNCATGPDFMTDHIRSLSSMSPFPVSCVPNAGLPDENGQYLESPEMIARSLRRFCDSGWINVVGGCCGTHAGHIEALAAAVKGLKPRTEVPKPRSSLSGVDYLEVTDEQRPIIVGERTNVIGSKKFKELIVAGAFDDASEIARAQVRRAAQVIDICLANPDRDELEDMRHFLEVVVKKVRVPLMIDSTDEKVIAMALTYCQGKAIINSVNLEDGEERFEKVVPLAKAFGAALVVGCIDEVGMAVTRDRKLAVAERSFELLTQKYGMRPEDLYFDPLVFPCASGDAQYTGSGVETIEGVRLIKQRFPQCRTVLGISNVSFGLPTAGREVLNSVFLYHCVQAGLDMALVNSEKLERYPSLPEEERKLSEDLLYNRTADPVTPFAAHFRERKPARAQVSTLPLFERLQRYIIEGTRDGLTADLDLAMKEMPPLEIINGPLMKGMDEVGRLFGANELIVAEVLQSAESMKAAVSHLEPHMSQTQAASRGKIVLATVKGDVHDIGKNLVEIILANNGFQVVNLGIKVPPEQLVLAVKEHRPDILGLSGLLVKSAHQMVATAEDLKRAGVETPILVGGAALSRNFVDRNIAPAYGGGTVAYAQDAMNGLELAKQIVEPGAHAKLRDDLAARRLKLAQEAKDRPAPAAPVRRSRSMEVAVLDAVPPAPDFARHVLTNTPLDHIWKFINPVMLYGRHLGLRTSSRALGTPAEAELAKTEEGRKALALKEAVEELKTLLRGGAMHARSVFQFFKAASDGDRVLLFDGTTGEPVTSFDFPRQDKDNGLCLADYVKPLENGKPVDALSLFVTTAGSGIRELSEGFKAKGEFLKMHAVQALALETAEGYAELLHTQLRSMWGFPDRADMTMLERFRAEYTGKRYSFGYPACPRLEDQTKLFAALKPEEIGVQLTDGCMMEPEASVSAIVFHHPGATYFSVT
- a CDS encoding TatD family hydrolase, whose amino-acid sequence is MIDTHCHLDASRFDPDRDSVVARAWAAGLHGILIPAVGPDTWEPLLALPRRDARIQVGLGIHPQFLPDLPAEDDGAHLEQLDALLSQGGAVAVGECGLDGPSLPGAPLERQLAMLRGHMALARKHGLPVLMHCHRLHPAMMEFLKAEPWPEAGILMHSYSGGAELARFYIQKGCHFSFAGPVTWAEARKPLDALRVIPADRLVAETDSPDQAPTPFRGQRSEPGYLPHILAGMAHVLGEPVDALAQRTTENARRLFREAFPSPSR
- a CDS encoding uroporphyrinogen decarboxylase/cobalamine-independent methonine synthase family protein, encoding MPSPTIRRAVQLLPACATTGIGSLPHTQVELGLQAALAMDIPFLPQLPVGHPSELMIPAALEGLPGLRFDEDGVCTVDVDGWNAGREAFEKRLEAALASGNLESFEPTADACRAWKPFLWEVEHRKLAFAKAQLAGPFTVRSVVRTATGEPVLAVPGLDAALYRLVMVRALAMVRALKRTGTTPLFYLDEPGLYAYVRMNPQHLLAQQELRLLVVALQREGALVGIHCCGNTDWGVLLDAQADLVSLDVRLSLDAMLEETDALKRFLDSGATLSLGVIPTDLASTYSVEELSDSVEASLKAALPNDIGFARALSTVLLTPACGLAMRSVMDAERILEELKQAQRRLKRALESERPSLQGMPPAH
- a CDS encoding PD-(D/E)XK nuclease family protein; protein product: MARPPITNDFSWSKSRHEKFSECLRAYYLYYYRSWGGWEAEAAKDVRELYVLKKLHNRYTWAGSIVHEALKDVLLDWRAGRDVDPAKVEARTHKLMQDDFRHSRSKAYWTTKYRKPFTGLSEHEYGEDIPNESWKQNFETVRSALAWFFQSRWPTVAKGLKPAQWLEVDAGFDFAHFVMDGVKTFAIPDFAYVDAEGSVVVVDWKTGRSREGYDEQVLGYALYIAQRYRYPLEKVRASLVYLNEGLEHDVTVDPSAMDSFRQHFARSVDGMRGLLKDVATNTPKDSEAFPQTGNLDACARCVFRRPCGREPAVAQARPRVA
- a CDS encoding ArsR/SmtB family transcription factor, giving the protein MDVLSQSFRVLGDTTRLRILRLVAQAPLNVTELVSLVGVAQSSVSHHLSKLKGLGLIREERQAGFTYYSLALESDDSRWPLVRLAREAEDAAGDSARLNDLLRAREDRQALNERLLEPGQSWFLWAGALASLLPPLDVADFGCGTGVFSRAMARWARHVWAIDQSEDALSQARTLALRDELKNITFLREDLHRLSLAGGRMDLVVISQSLHHVEAPAAVVAEAARLLKPGGRLVVLELMPHEEKWVLERLGHRHLGFSPEVLEAALREAGFTSFTRETHARDGASPFRVFLLTGVKPS
- a CDS encoding DUF2934 domain-containing protein — its product is MARQNAQKSQPNPAPKAAPERTEDKKPVATASAPTSKTAALTQEQIARRAYEIFQARGGTHGNPEHDWHQAERELRLGRQ
- the mutY gene encoding A/G-specific adenine glycosylase; the protein is MSPRKRTDTGALPAPVSPERHAALHGPLLSWYDRNKRDLPWRRTRDPYAIWLSEVMLQQTQVSTVIPYWERFLARFPTVKALASAPLDDVLSGWKGLGYYSRARNLHRAAQEVVERFGGKLPSKAEELLSLPGFGRYTSGAVASIAFGEEAPIVDGNVARVLSRLFEVEGLPGDRDREATLWALASALVKGERPGDFNQALMEHGATVCRPESPLCLLCPVRDGCIAFKKGRVDELPPAKVRAAPRKLFLALAVWPHAGTLLFARRADKGLFGGLWELPAVEVEENTSEAEATERLATALGAPLTLEGTLDSVRRQLTHRDLTLRLLRVTGDKRPTKSSAFQELRWCTPREAEALGMSTAMQRALDAALGHGVMGGDAAPAEPAKKKAAGRTVRKAAGR
- a CDS encoding tRNA threonylcarbamoyladenosine dehydratase; the encoded protein is MNPQPAPAPTAETEAPPASPAASNAVAPEASLAKPFKLSRRFDRTARLLGDNAMERLANAHVVVFGLGGVGSFTAEGLVRSGVGRLTLVDHDDVCVTNTNRQLHATVKSVGKSKAELMAQRCQDINPQAKVEALREFYREELAETLLPAGRYDFVVDAIDNVKAKLHLLHRCVTLGLPVVSSMGAAGRLDPTAIRVEDLSETHMDPFAKDIRKLLKRKYGVETERHTGITAVYSIETRRQPVPLNYDDATDGFLCVCPQDNEFHTCDHRTQIDGSVAFVTSAFGMNAAGVVVRRLASTR